The Pontibacter sp. SGAir0037 DNA segment CGTATGCGTCTGAGAACGTATAATGTTGCCCGAACTGATAAAAAACGCCTAATTTCTCATTTATATTGTATTTAAAACCAAGCGCAACAAGAAGAACGGGTGTGGTCATTCTGGTGCTGGTAGGCTCCCGCAGCCTTGTTTCTCCTTCAGTTCTCACGAAATTTGCCCCGAATGAAGTGAGAATATAAGGACCTAATTTGGGCTCTTCGTTTTTCATGATAAGCCCATTCTTATCTTTCTCACCACCATGAATGAGCATTTTAAGGCCATGCAACTTTAGTTTTGCTCCTATAAGAGCTGTCCCCATGCTACCTTCATAATATCCGCCAGCTCTGATTTTGGACTCATTCGATTCATAAGGATTTGAGCCACGGATGTGGCTGTCAATTTTGCCATAGCCAAGATGAATGCTCCCGTCAAAAATGCGGCTGAGATACCTGTTATAAGCTACACCGCCGCCGAAGGTCATGTTGGTAGACCAGTATTGGGAAGAAATATCGCCTGAATATTGGTAGCCACTTCCGAATATTTCGATATTGTTGCGTTGCATTTTATTTTGTGCAGTGCCAGGTAGTGCTACACCAAGCACCAGCAGTGCTGCCAGTGTCAGAATAGGCAAGAAGGGTTTATAGTAGTTCATAGTTATCTCAAAAAATTAACAGTACCCATAACAGTAGATCTTACTGCTTATGAAGTATTTTTTCAGTTGCAGGGGCTGAAGCCTCAGCCTCTAAAAAGAGAAGTTTTAGAAGAACGCCATTTGTCCAGCCAAAACCGTCCTGGTTGGGGTATTCTCCTCCGCCCGCTTCTAATGTCAGATCCTCTACATTATATTTTTCCACCATTTTTCCGGTATGGTGATAAACTACCTTATTTAAACGTATCCAGTTTGCGGCAATTGTATCTGCCAGAGAGTTATAGCCATAATTTGTCAAGCCTTTATAGCTGATCCACTGTAAGGGTGCCCAGCCATTAGGGCTGTCCCACTGTTCTCCGGTTCTGTTTAAACTTGTAACCAAACCTCCCGGCTTAAGAAAATCGGCTTCTATCCGCTTGGCTATTCTGGCCGCCTGTTTGGGCTTGGCTATCCGGAAGTAGAGCGGAAAAACGCCTGCTAATGTGGGCTGGGCAGTATGTGCAGTTTTTACAAAGTCATAATCATAGAAGAAGCCATCTGCTTTGCTCCAGCAGTATTTTAACAGAGCCTTCTGCCGGCTTTTAGCCTTTTTGGTGAAAAACTGTTCTTCTGCCTTATTGCCTTGTAGGCTGGCTACTTCAGCCAGCGTTTTTTCGAGGTGATACAGCAGTGCATTCAGGTCTACAGGAATAATGTCGGTGGTGTGAATTGTTGCCAATGTTTTGCCATCTGTAAACCAGCGGCTGCTGAAGTCCCAGCCAGACTCTGCGGCGGCCTTAATATTCCGGTAAATTTCTTCATGGTTTCTCCCCGATGCAGCTGCAAGCTGAACATCTTCTCTGTACGACTCTGGCCGGGGGCTTGGATTATCGTCCCAGTACCTGTTTAAAATACTGCCATCAGGTAGCTTTACAACTCTTCTATGTTGTGTTGATTTGGAAGTAAGTGTGTTAGAACCCTCCATCCAGAAGGTATACTCCTGGCGTAGATAAGGCGCATAGGTTAGGAGTATCTGCTCCCCTTTTTCCTCAGCCAGAATTTTCAGCATGAGCGAATAGAAAGGTGGCTGTGAGCGACTTGTATAATAGCTTCGGTTGCCGTTCGGAATGTGCCCGACCGTTTCAATCAGGTGGGAAAAATTATCCACCATGTACTGGATCAGCTCCGTCTCTCCACTTGCCTGAAGCCCCAGCATAGTAAAATAGCTGTCCCAGTAGTAAATTTCCCTGAAGCGACCACCGGGTACTACGTAAGGATAGGGTAGTGGCAACAGAGAGCTATTGTCTGTGCCGGGTTCGCGGGTAAGGATCGGCCAGAGCTGGCGGATATGTTCAGAAACAGTTAAAGATGTATCTGATTTAAAATTTGTGGCAGGCTCTGGTGGCAGTTCAAAGTGTTGCAGAACAAAATCTCTTAAATTGAAACTGGCATTATCTTTTTGTTCCTGGTAAGAACTCAGAATGGCTTCAGGCGAAGATTTAGGTATACAATCAACAAAGGTTTTTGAATCTGAAAAGACTTCTTTTAGCTGTACTTGCTTAAACAGTTCACCCAGCTGCTCTTCCGGCTTAAACTGAGCTGCCACAGGATTAATTACCCAGAGCAGGCAGAAGCGTAGAAGTAGCAGTATCCCTTTGTTGATACGGGAGGGAACAATAGACTGAATGTTCTTCATGTCCTGGGTGAGTTACTTTGTATGATGCTTATTATATAGTTCTTTGCGCATGTTTTGCTTTTGATACGCGATTCAGAAGTGTTAGTTAAGCCTTCTGCGGATATTTATAGTACAATGGCAAGCGGAACCGTAAAAGCACGTATAGCTTAAGCGCATCGTATAACCCGGAACTTATAAAGAATACGATGTGCGGATAGTGTTGCGCTATAACAGGCGGCGGGGCGGTAGTGCCTGTAGATTTGCTCAGTAAAAAATTCAGCTTTTCAGCAGCAACTACGCATGGTGTAAGCCACTAATATATTGGATTACACCATACGGGAGCAATTTAATTGCCTGTTGGATTTCCGGTCGTATGGCCTTTTGTGACAGTATCGGCTTCTGTTTGAATGATGCCTGCGGTGTCTTCTCTGCCTGTGCCTGGTAAATCGCCGCTTCCATCAACACCTGTTCTTCTGGTTTCTTCGGGGGCAACACCTGTTGTGTTGCCAGCATTATTAGGGTTACTATCGCACGATGAGGCGAATAATAAGCATAGGCTCATGAAGGTTGTTGCTATGATCGTATTTTGTGTTTTTTTCATTGTTCTATTTTTAAAATTAAGATTTGCCGCTTTTGTGCACTTCTGCCACAAAATGCATACTTGTAGTGGTTGAATAATAGGCTTAGGCAATAGCAGATAGCTGTATTAATTTGTTGTTCCGCCAGACGTTGATCCGGTGGTTGTGCCTGCACTATCAGGGTCTGTTGTCGTAGCAGTTGAATCCAGGGTTGGCTCCAGGTTAATATTATCGCCATGCGTTGCTTCCGGCTGTGCATGCTCACTGGTGGCATCGCCGTCGCCAGTTCCTCCGCATGAAGCAAAGAAAAGGCAGGTGCCTGTAAATAATACTGTTAAGGTGGCAGCATATCTTCCTTTTTTCATAACCTTATTGTTTAGGTAAACCTTATCTAAGTCGCATTTATAAAATAAACAGGCAACTATACTTCATTGCCCTATCAGCTTAGAACGTGGGAAGATAGGTTTTGTTTAACTAAGTGCTAACAAGCGGAGCAAGCCCTTGAGAAGGCAGTTTCGAATGGAGCTTAACAGGTTGGCCCAGTACAAAAAGGGGGGAATTAAAAGTGCAGTCTCCGCAGCTTCTGTAACATGTTAAGAAAGCCGTGGAGACTGCAGATGATTAAAAGGGTCGCTTGGTAAAGTTTACCTGGCTCATGGCATTCTTTTCATACAGCGCTACGCAATAAGGCTTATATGTAGCTTCAAAGCTTTCCTGCCCTGGAATTAATTCCTTCGGTACCGGAGAGCCTTTCAAAAAGAAGTATACCTTCGTGTTTCCGTATTTGGTATGCGGCATATATTCCCCATACTGCTGCATTTCAGCCCAAAGTGTGTCGGCAACGCTAACAGCATATACCCGCACAATCGGGCCCGTATTGTTCTCATTTCGGTAGAAGGCCTCCTCTTTAAACTCTCCTTTCAGATCCTGCGGACCAGGCTGAGAGAAGCTATCGTAAACAAACCATGCAATGAAAATAAGAGCAATGACTGTGAGTACTGATTTTAGTTTTTTCCCAGACATAGGCCTATTCCTCCAACCGCTTTATAAGTTTCTCCAGGATGTTCTGTGCTGCTACTGAGATGATTGTACCTGGCCCGAAAACGCCTTCAGCTCCTGCTTTAAACAGGAAATCATAATCCTGTGCCGGAATAACACCGCCTACTATTACCATAATGTCTCCCCGATCTAATTTACGAAGCTCCTCTATCAGCTGCGGCACCAGCGTTTTATGGCCAGCTGCCAGCGAAGACACACCTACCACATGCACATCGTTTTCGGCTGCCTGCATGGCTACTTCGGCCGGTGTCTGGAACAAGGGGCCAATGTCTACATCAAAGCCAAGGTCGGCAAAGGAGGTGGCAATTACTTTGGAGCCACGATCATGACCATCCTGGCCCATTTTGGCAACCATAATCCTTGGGCGGCGACCTTCCAGTTCTTCGAACTGATCGGCCAGTGCTTTGGCACGCTCAAAGTTTTCATCGTCTGATAGCTCTGCTGAGTATATGCCTGAAATAGATCTGATCACGGCTTTATGTCTTCCATAAACTTTTTCTAACGCATCGGAAATTTCGCCTAAAGTAGCACGATGGCGGGCTGCCTCTACAGCCAGAGCCAACAAATTACCATCGCCAGAGGCTGCTGCAGTAGTTAAGGCCTCTAGTGCCTGCTGTACAGCCGCTGCGTTTCGGTTATCTTTTACCTGCGCCAGCCTTTTAAGCTGCGACTCCCGCACGGCTGTATTATCGATATCTAAAATCTCCAGTTCGTCTGCCTGTTCGGGCCTGTACTTATTTACGCCAACTATTATATCCTTTCCAGAATCTATACGGGCTTGTTTACGTGCTGCGGCTTCTTCTATACGCATTTTAGGCAGACCAGTCTCAATAGCTTTAGCCATGCCGCCCAGCTCTTCCACTTCCTGTATCAGTGCCCAGGCTTTGTGCGCCAGCTCATGGGTAAGCGTTTCTACATAATAAGAGCCTCCCCACGGATCGACCACTTTGGTAATGCAGGTTTCCTGCTGCAGGTATAGTTGTGTATTACGCGCAATACGTGCCGAGAAATCGGTTGGTAATGCAATGGCCTCGTCTAAGGCATTGGTATGCAGGCTTTGCGTACCGCCAAGTGCAGCAGCCAAAGCCTCAACACAGGTACGCGTTACATTATTGAACGGGTCCTGTTCGGTTAAGCTCCAGCCCGAGGTCTGGCAGTGGGTGCGCAGCGCCAGCGACTTCGGGTTTTTGGGGTTGAACTGTTTGATCAGCTTTGCCCACAGCATACGGGCAGCCCGCATTTTGGCTATCTCCATAAAATGGTTCATGCCAATGGCCCAGAAGAAGGAAAGCCTTGGCGCGAAATCATCTATATCCATACCTGCTTTAAGGCCTGTGCGCACATATTCCAATCCGTCTGCCAGTGTATAAGCCAACTCTATATCAGCGGTGGCACCAGCCTCTTGCATATGGTAGCCAGAGATAGAAATAGAGTTAAAGCGCGGCATATGCTGCGAAGTATAGGCAAAAATGTCGGCTATTATCTTCATACTGGGCTCCGGCGGGTAGATATAGGTATTCCGTACCATGAACTCCTTCAGAATATCATTCTGAATCGTGCCGCTCAACTGCTCCGGTTTTACGCCCTGTTCTTCGGCAGCTACAATGTAAAAAGCCAGCACAGGCAATACGGCTCCGTTCATAGTCATAGAAACCGACATCTGGTCCAGTGGAATCTGGTGGAAGAGTATCTTCATGTCTTCCACCGAGTCTATCGCTACGCCTGCTTTGCCTACGTCGCCTACCACACGCGGATGGTCTGAATCGTAGCCACGGTGAGTGGCTAAGTCGAAGGCAACAGAAAGGCCTTTCTGGCCACCGGCCAGATTGCGGCGGTAAAAAGCATTCGATTCCTCTGCCGTAGAAAAACCAGCGTACTGCCTGATCGTCCAGGGCTTTTGCACATACATGGTGCTGTAAGGCCCGCGCAGATAGGGCGGTAAACCAGCAGCAAATTTAAGGTGCTCGAAAGACTGCACGTCTTCCGGTGTATAGTAGCTTTTTACCTCGATCTGCTC contains these protein-coding regions:
- the treF gene encoding alpha,alpha-trehalase TreF, coding for MKNIQSIVPSRINKGILLLLRFCLLWVINPVAAQFKPEEQLGELFKQVQLKEVFSDSKTFVDCIPKSSPEAILSSYQEQKDNASFNLRDFVLQHFELPPEPATNFKSDTSLTVSEHIRQLWPILTREPGTDNSSLLPLPYPYVVPGGRFREIYYWDSYFTMLGLQASGETELIQYMVDNFSHLIETVGHIPNGNRSYYTSRSQPPFYSLMLKILAEEKGEQILLTYAPYLRQEYTFWMEGSNTLTSKSTQHRRVVKLPDGSILNRYWDDNPSPRPESYREDVQLAAASGRNHEEIYRNIKAAAESGWDFSSRWFTDGKTLATIHTTDIIPVDLNALLYHLEKTLAEVASLQGNKAEEQFFTKKAKSRQKALLKYCWSKADGFFYDYDFVKTAHTAQPTLAGVFPLYFRIAKPKQAARIAKRIEADFLKPGGLVTSLNRTGEQWDSPNGWAPLQWISYKGLTNYGYNSLADTIAANWIRLNKVVYHHTGKMVEKYNVEDLTLEAGGGEYPNQDGFGWTNGVLLKLLFLEAEASAPATEKILHKQ
- the scpA gene encoding methylmalonyl-CoA mutase, yielding MKPDFSKIDINTLGTAGAAALPEAGSWKTPEQIEVKSYYTPEDVQSFEHLKFAAGLPPYLRGPYSTMYVQKPWTIRQYAGFSTAEESNAFYRRNLAGGQKGLSVAFDLATHRGYDSDHPRVVGDVGKAGVAIDSVEDMKILFHQIPLDQMSVSMTMNGAVLPVLAFYIVAAEEQGVKPEQLSGTIQNDILKEFMVRNTYIYPPEPSMKIIADIFAYTSQHMPRFNSISISGYHMQEAGATADIELAYTLADGLEYVRTGLKAGMDIDDFAPRLSFFWAIGMNHFMEIAKMRAARMLWAKLIKQFNPKNPKSLALRTHCQTSGWSLTEQDPFNNVTRTCVEALAAALGGTQSLHTNALDEAIALPTDFSARIARNTQLYLQQETCITKVVDPWGGSYYVETLTHELAHKAWALIQEVEELGGMAKAIETGLPKMRIEEAAARKQARIDSGKDIIVGVNKYRPEQADELEILDIDNTAVRESQLKRLAQVKDNRNAAAVQQALEALTTAAASGDGNLLALAVEAARHRATLGEISDALEKVYGRHKAVIRSISGIYSAELSDDENFERAKALADQFEELEGRRPRIMVAKMGQDGHDRGSKVIATSFADLGFDVDIGPLFQTPAEVAMQAAENDVHVVGVSSLAAGHKTLVPQLIEELRKLDRGDIMVIVGGVIPAQDYDFLFKAGAEGVFGPGTIISVAAQNILEKLIKRLEE